Genomic segment of Prionailurus viverrinus isolate Anna chromosome B4, UM_Priviv_1.0, whole genome shotgun sequence:
CGGAGGTCGGAGCGCACCTGCGGAGCGGGCGCCTGCgcgtgaggaggaggaagggcatgGGCAGAGCCTGAGTCACCCGCGCTCCAGCCTGTACACGTAAGTGGGCGTGGGGGTGCCCGGGGCTCCAGCATGGCCCAGTGCTCTGCAGACCTGGGCCTGGAGGGGGACCAGAGGGAGGCGACTTCTCGCGCCCTGCTCTGGAGGGCTCGCTGTTCACCGGAggcgggggtgaggggaaggggagagacaggcTCATCACAGACCAGAGGTGGCTTGCTGTGGGAAGGAGGCTGGAGTTGGTCAGTACTGGCCTCCTGCAGGAGTGTTTCCTACAACAGTGCTTAGAATGAGGGAAGAGCCTGGGCGTGgggcaaaagaaaaaagtggcctgttttttgttttttttttttaagtttttaaaaatgtttgtttattttcgagagagagagagagaacgaacgaacacaaggggggggggggaggggcagagagagaaggaaacacagaacgggaagcaggctccaggctctgggctgtcagtacagagccggatgtggggctcaaacccaccagtgcgagatcatgacctgagccgaagtcccacgctcaactgactgagccacccaggtgctccagtggCCTGTTTGGAGGTTTGTGGGGGACGCAAGAGGGGGAAGTGGCGGAAGAAGGGGGAGCTGGACCAGAACTGGGAGTATGAATGGAAGGGTGTGAATAGAGGGCAGAAATGAGCGGGAGAACCCCCCTCCTCCTGAGTGTAGAAGCCAGTTCAGTAGCCCTGGGAAGGACCTGGAGCTCCTGGGTCAGGGTGAATTGAGCAGTTACTTTGTAAGTACTTTCTGAGTACTGAGTTTCCAGTTTCGAGTATGATCcggtccctgccctccaggaaaggtctagtgggagagacaagACTATATAACATCTGGTGAAGAGATGCCTGCTAGGACAGGTAGATTCGGGCTGATAGCCGAGTGAGAGGCAGAACCAGCTTGATCTCTGAGCTGTCCACAGACTGCCTCGTGTTCACTGCTGAGCACTGCTGTATTATGGGGATTGAGACAAATACACTTAGAAGAGAGCTGCCAGATAAGATGTCATGTCCAGCTGGCGTGTTATGGGGACTGGGGACCCTTAACCCGTGGTTGGGGTAAGGGGTGATGAAAGAGTCGCTTCCAGGTATCAGAAAGGCACATTAGTGGAAAAGGGGTGAGACTTAACTCTGTGTGGCTCCTGACATCCAGACTATGACCagtggttaggggcgcctggctggctcagtcagtagagcacatgactcttgatctcagggttgtgagtttgaggcccgggttgggtgtaaagattacttaaaaccaaaacaaaaaacactgtggCCAGTGGTTTAAAGCAGTAAGGGGCAGATCCTTTCTGTAGAAGGAACAACTGGGTAGAGCTGTCTGAAGATGGCATGGTCTGCTGTGAGGGGTGGCCGAGCTCCCTGTCAGGAGAGGTGTGTTAAGCCGAACCCGCAGGAGGGAACTTGACACTTCCTTCTCCTTCAGGGCTCCTGTTCAGTTATTTCCCAAGGTCTGGTTCTCTAGTCTATTCTTCCCTTTCCAGTCTGTCCCCCGGTGCTGTATTGTAGCGTGTGTCCTCTCAGCGGAAATGATATTATAACGAATTATAGTGGCTAACACTTACTGTTTACTCCTTGGCAGGTACTGCTTTAAGTGCTTTACAGATGCTAACTCATCCAGTCCCTGAGACAGTCCTTGCGAGGTAGCTTTTATTAATAGCCCCTTTATATAgatttgggaaactgaggcacagtgggGTTAAGCAGCTTGCCCGAGATCACGCGGTGAGCAGGTGGCACGGCTGGGGTTCCAACCTGGGCTGTCTGGCATTGTTCTTAACCACTGTTCTACTGCGTTTTACgtatacaattttatttgatcctcacaagAATCCAAATTGACGGATAAAACAccctcagagaggttgagtgattTGCGTAAGACCACAGAGCAAGGTAGAGGAGAGCTGGGGTCCAAACCAGGACTGTTGGACATGAAAACTCCCACACTTTGCACTTCACTCCCCCACATCCTATTGTGCTGCCCTTGTAACCGTCCCTGCTGTTGTGGCCTCTAACTGGACTTCTTGCCCAGCCTTTCTGCTTTAAATCTGAGAGTTTCTACTTCAGAGTCTGTGGATGGCTCTGGAACTAGGTGAGAtttgggttgtgtgtgtgtgtgtgtgtgtgagtcaggTGTTAAAGCCCAGTCTTCATAGTTTTTACTGCTTTCTCAGAGTAGTTTCTGACCACAAAATAGTTCAGAGCCATCCTTTGGTTTTTATCCAGAGTTAagttcctaaatttttttttttttttttttttttacattttatttatttttgagagagagacagagagcacaagtgggggagaggcacagagagagggagacacagaatccgaagcaggctccaggctccgagctgttcagcacagagcccgacgcggggctcgaactcacgaattgtgagatcatgacctgagccgaagccggacgctcaactgactaagccacccaggggccccagagttAACTTTCTGATGCACAGATTTGACCTTGGCACAGTGATGCATCGACTCTTCACTGCCCTCAGCACCATCCAGATGCCTTAACCTGGTTGTTCAAGGTCCCAGGCAGTCAGACTTcaatctttctcttctttttactcCCACCTTGTACTCTTGCCACTCAGGTAATATTtacctgcctttctctctttctgcctttctcatTCCTGTGGCCTGTCAAGGGCAGGGGCTGTTCTTGCCTTTGAACGGCCAGTGCCTGACACCTGTCGCACAGTGAACATTTGCCGTAAACTGCGCTGAACGCTGTACCGAAGTCAAGCCTTGGCTGGTTGTTTGGACTGTGACTTTgaggctccctccctttctgatCCCAAGAGTCTTTCTGATGGTATGTGTCATTGAAATGCAGAGGAGGGCCACGTAGGCGGAGGCTGGCTGGGCCAGAAAGGACGTGACAGGTGACATGCAGGTCATCGAGAAGGTGTCTGCTTTCTGACCTGGCTGCTCTTGCAGGGTGGCCCCTGGCTGGGGTGAAGCTCCCCCGTCTTTATTCTTGTCCCCCAGCGTGGTGTGGGCTGCCGGCTGCAGGATGAACTGTCGCTCGGAGGTGCTGGAGGTGTCGGTGGAAGGGCGGCAGGTGGAGGAGGCCATGCTGGCCGTGCTGCACACCGTGCTCCTGCACCGCAGCACGGGCAAGTTCCACTACAAGAAGGAGGGCACCTACTCCATCGGCACCGTGGGCACCCAGGATGTGGACTGTGACTTCATTGACTTCACCTACGTGCGCGTCTCCTCTGAGGAGCTGGACCGTGCCCTGCGCAAGGTTGTCGGGGAATTCAAGGTAGGGGTGTGGCCCGGGGGGTGGCAGGTGGACCTCGAacgcccctccaccctggcttgCTGTTGGACCCTTCCCGGGTGTTCACGTCAGCTTCTTCCAGGTTCTAAGGGACGGGCGTGTTCGGCGCTCCTTGTGGGGAGGATGGCTTTGGGCGAGGGCAGGGAGTGACGGCAGGGAGGCGTCAGGTCCCACGGGGTGATCGCTGCCCGCATGGTCTTGACCTTCTATCTGACTGTCCGGCTCTCCCTGCAGACACCTTTTCTTGCTTGTACTTTTCCCTTCAGCAGTCTGGGCCTTTCCTATGCGAAGTTCCCTGGGAGGGAGGGTTGCTGGGCTTGGGTGGGGCGCCCCGGGCCTGTGGTTGTATGTGCCTTGTGTAGGCGTGGAGAAAGGTGGGAGGCTGCCAATGGTGGGAATggggatgtgattttttttaggttttaaagtAAGAGGGAATTTTTTTAAGGTGCCATCTCTGAGGTCAGCGGAGGAGGGTTGTCTGTCTGACTTCCAGTCCACAAATGTTTGGAGGGTCCCtacactgtgccaggcaccatggcCTATGCTCATGGCGGGAGGCCACAGTGTCTCCCCACCGTCACTCCCCAGCCCCTCTGAGACCAGAAAGGGCAAATTCATGAGTTTCCCCGTCCCTCGTCAAGGGAGGCAGTGGTCGTCACTGTCCTCCAGATGCCTCTAAGAGACACGTGGAACgtaatggttaagagcatggattCTGGAGCCAGGCTCTGCCACCCAATGagcgtgtgaccttgggcaggtgacTCCGCTTCTCTCGCCCTCGGTTCCCCTGTATGTAAAATTGGAACGACAATCGTACCTGCTTCACGGGGCATACGcactatgaggattaaatgaatgtgTCAAGTGGGTGAACCAGCCTGGCACCCCAGTAAGCATCGTAGAAGTGTTAGCCCTTACAACTACCAGTCAAAGTCACTTGACCTCGGTGTGTCCACAAAGGAGAGAATTGTTCCTTGATAGACGGTTCAGGACTTGAGGGAAGCATCCTTACCCTCCGAGTTGGCCCTAAAATTCAGATGGAAGGGTGCTTCAGGGTCCCACCTGCCTTAGGAGTGTGGGGCCACCACAGCCCCTGGAGGTAGGGGATAGGCAGAATTATTGGATGAAATGGTCTCATTCGCTTCtcagaagagaaaagggagaagctGGGTCTGGTatgtccttcccttcccccttgtgtgtgtttgtttgtttgtttttaggtttatttattttgggagagacagagacggtgtgaatgggggaggggcagagacagagggagagagagagaatccctagcaggctccgagctgccagcacagagcccggtgcggggctggaactcatgaaaccatgagatcatgacctgagccgaaatcaagagtcagacgtgcaaccaactaagccacccaggtgcccctcccacttTTCTTTAGCGTCAGATTTTGTTGATTTGCTTGGAGCACTCAAGTTTAGGCTGGCAGGTCGCTGTGTCATTTCACACGAATCCTTTACCCTCTGTGGGTCTCATTCCCCACCCTCCCTGAAGGACTAATAAAGCTAGGAGAGCCTAATTCCCTGGGGTGTAGGAAGCACACAGTGAGAGCTCCTCCAAGGTCTTGGTCTGCTCATCcgttctccctccttccccaggatGCACTGCGCAACTCTGGGGGTGATGGGCTGGGGCAGATGTCCCTGGAGTTCTACCAGAAGAAGAAGTCTCGCTGGCCTTTCTCAGACGAATGCATCCCCTGGGAGGTGTGGACGGTCAAGGTGCACGTGGTAGCTCTGGCCACAGAGCAGGAGCGGCAGATCTGCCGGGAGAAGGTGGGTGAGAAGCTCTGTGAGAAGATCATCAACATCGTGGAGGT
This window contains:
- the ATG101 gene encoding autophagy-related protein 101 isoform X2; this translates as MLTHPVPETVLASVVWAAGCRMNCRSEVLEVSVEGRQVEEAMLAVLHTVLLHRSTGKFHYKKEGTYSIGTVGTQDVDCDFIDFTYVRVSSEELDRALRKVVGEFKDALRNSGGDGLGQMSLEFYQKKKSRWPFSDECIPWEVWTVKVHVVALATEQERQICREKVGEKLCEKIINIVEVMNRHEYLPKMPTQSEVDNVFDTGLRDVQPYLYKISFQITDALGTSVTTTMRRLIKDTLAL
- the ATG101 gene encoding autophagy-related protein 101 isoform X1, which gives rise to MLTHPVPETVLARVAPGWGEAPPSLFLSPSVVWAAGCRMNCRSEVLEVSVEGRQVEEAMLAVLHTVLLHRSTGKFHYKKEGTYSIGTVGTQDVDCDFIDFTYVRVSSEELDRALRKVVGEFKDALRNSGGDGLGQMSLEFYQKKKSRWPFSDECIPWEVWTVKVHVVALATEQERQICREKVGEKLCEKIINIVEVMNRHEYLPKMPTQSEVDNVFDTGLRDVQPYLYKISFQITDALGTSVTTTMRRLIKDTLAL
- the ATG101 gene encoding autophagy-related protein 101 isoform X3; amino-acid sequence: MNCRSEVLEVSVEGRQVEEAMLAVLHTVLLHRSTGKFHYKKEGTYSIGTVGTQDVDCDFIDFTYVRVSSEELDRALRKVVGEFKDALRNSGGDGLGQMSLEFYQKKKSRWPFSDECIPWEVWTVKVHVVALATEQERQICREKVGEKLCEKIINIVEVMNRHEYLPKMPTQSEVDNVFDTGLRDVQPYLYKISFQITDALGTSVTTTMRRLIKDTLAL